A region of Bradyrhizobium sp. CCBAU 53351 DNA encodes the following proteins:
- the hypE gene encoding hydrogenase expression/formation protein HypE, which yields MNFVPFVKTRTRGKVNVSSVTLAHGGGGKAMKDLIDDVFLTAFGEHACEPLEDQARFDLAVFAAHGDRLAFTTDSFVVDPLFFPGGDIGKLAVCGTVNDLAVGGAVPMYLSCAVIIEEGVQIDLLRQVALSMARTASQAGVQIVTGDTKVVPRGACDKIFITTTGVGAIPASLALGVDKARAGDAVLVNGLLGDHGAAILCARGDMALETPIASDCACLHELIGAILAAAPGTRFIRDATRGGVATVLNEIADGSGVSIEIEEGMTPIREEVKAFCEVLGLDPLYLANEGKIVVIVPPDQAEAALAAMRRDPLGLDAARIGRITSDQDSRVMMRTSFGGHRMVDMLVGEQLPRIC from the coding sequence ATGAATTTCGTCCCCTTCGTCAAGACGCGCACGCGCGGCAAAGTCAATGTCAGCTCGGTGACGCTGGCTCATGGCGGCGGCGGCAAAGCCATGAAGGACCTGATTGACGACGTGTTTCTGACGGCCTTCGGCGAGCACGCCTGTGAGCCGCTCGAGGATCAGGCGCGGTTCGATCTGGCGGTCTTCGCAGCCCATGGCGACAGGCTCGCCTTTACGACCGACTCCTTCGTGGTCGATCCCCTGTTCTTCCCGGGCGGCGATATCGGAAAGCTCGCGGTTTGCGGCACGGTGAACGATCTCGCCGTCGGCGGGGCGGTGCCCATGTATCTGTCCTGCGCGGTCATCATCGAGGAGGGCGTGCAGATCGATCTCTTGCGACAGGTCGCGCTTTCCATGGCGCGAACGGCTTCGCAAGCGGGGGTGCAGATCGTCACGGGCGACACCAAGGTCGTGCCACGGGGAGCGTGCGACAAGATCTTCATCACGACCACGGGCGTAGGCGCGATCCCTGCCTCGCTCGCGCTCGGCGTGGACAAGGCCCGCGCCGGCGACGCCGTCCTCGTGAACGGACTGCTGGGTGACCACGGTGCCGCCATCCTGTGCGCCCGCGGCGACATGGCGCTCGAGACGCCGATCGCCAGCGATTGCGCCTGTCTGCACGAGCTGATCGGCGCGATCCTCGCCGCCGCACCGGGCACTCGCTTCATTCGGGACGCGACGCGCGGCGGCGTCGCGACGGTGCTGAACGAGATCGCGGACGGCTCGGGGGTCTCCATCGAGATCGAGGAGGGCATGACGCCGATCCGCGAGGAAGTGAAGGCGTTCTGCGAGGTGCTTGGGCTCGATCCGCTCTATCTCGCCAATGAGGGCAAGATCGTCGTGATCGTTCCCCCCGATCAGGCCGAAGCCGCGCTGGCTGCCATGCGGCGAGATCCACTGGGTTTGGATGCCGCCCGTATCGGCCGGATCACCTCGGACCAGGATAGCCGCGTCATGATGCGGACGAGCTTTGGCGGACACCGAATGGTCGACATGCTCGTCGGCGAACAGCTGCCTCGGATCTGCTGA
- the hypD gene encoding hydrogenase formation protein HypD, protein MKYVDEFRDGEKARVLIGEIESLVSGMKLPEGRPLYLMEVCGGHTHSIFRYGLEGMLPKAIELVHGPGCPVCVLPMGRVDDCVAIAENPKVIFTTFGDAMRVPGSRKSLLQAKADGADVRMVYSPMDALQLARRNPAREVVFFGLGFETTMPSTALTILQAESEGIRNFSVFCNHITIVPTIKAILDSPGLQLDGFLGPGHVSMVIGTAPYEFIANFYRKPMVVAGFEPLDILQSIWMLLKQIAEGRVEVENQYARVVPSEGNNAALRAVAQVYELREFFEWRGLGSIDHSGVRLRDAYVHFDAERKFAIPNVRIADPKSCQCGEVLKGALKPWQCKVFGTSCTPETPLGALMVSSEGACAAYYQYGGQKRQAEVV, encoded by the coding sequence ATGAAATATGTCGACGAATTCCGCGACGGCGAAAAGGCGCGCGTACTCATCGGCGAGATCGAGTCGCTGGTTTCCGGCATGAAACTTCCGGAGGGCCGGCCGCTTTACCTGATGGAGGTCTGCGGCGGGCACACCCATTCGATCTTCCGCTATGGGCTCGAGGGCATGTTGCCCAAGGCTATCGAGCTGGTTCATGGTCCGGGATGTCCGGTCTGCGTCCTGCCGATGGGACGGGTCGATGATTGCGTCGCGATCGCGGAGAACCCGAAGGTCATCTTCACAACCTTCGGAGACGCGATGCGCGTGCCCGGCTCGCGGAAGAGCCTCCTGCAGGCCAAGGCGGATGGTGCCGACGTGCGCATGGTCTATTCGCCGATGGACGCGCTCCAGCTCGCTCGGCGCAATCCCGCTCGCGAGGTCGTTTTCTTCGGCCTCGGCTTCGAGACCACCATGCCGTCGACCGCATTGACGATCCTGCAGGCGGAGAGCGAGGGGATCCGGAACTTCTCCGTGTTCTGCAACCACATCACGATCGTTCCGACCATCAAGGCGATCCTCGACAGTCCCGGCCTGCAGCTCGACGGCTTCCTCGGGCCCGGCCACGTGTCGATGGTGATCGGCACGGCTCCTTACGAGTTCATCGCCAATTTCTATCGCAAGCCGATGGTGGTCGCCGGCTTCGAGCCGCTCGACATCCTCCAGTCTATCTGGATGCTGCTGAAGCAGATCGCGGAGGGGCGGGTCGAGGTCGAGAACCAGTATGCCCGCGTCGTGCCGAGCGAGGGCAACAACGCGGCGCTGCGCGCGGTGGCCCAAGTATACGAATTGCGCGAGTTCTTCGAGTGGCGCGGGCTTGGATCGATCGATCATTCCGGCGTGCGCCTGCGCGATGCTTATGTGCATTTCGACGCGGAGCGCAAATTCGCGATTCCCAACGTCAGGATCGCCGACCCGAAATCGTGCCAGTGCGGCGAGGTGCTGAAGGGCGCACTCAAGCCGTGGCAATGCAAGGTGTTCGGCACCTCATGCACGCCGGAAACGCCTCTCGGAGCACTGATGGTGTCCTCCGAAGGAGCCTGTGCTGCCTACTACCAGTATGGCGGCCAAAAGCGCCAAGCGGAGGTCGTATGA
- a CDS encoding HypC/HybG/HupF family hydrogenase formation chaperone, whose product MCLGIPGRIVRIDDEARKLATVDVSGVKRQVNIACIVSEDHPPSACLGDWVLVHVGFAMSRIDEEEAAQTLKILTELGEAQAEIEAMKRSAAEPGG is encoded by the coding sequence ATGTGTCTCGGTATTCCCGGGCGGATCGTAAGGATCGACGACGAAGCGAGAAAGCTTGCGACCGTCGACGTCAGCGGCGTCAAGCGGCAGGTCAACATCGCCTGCATCGTCAGCGAGGATCATCCGCCGTCGGCCTGCCTCGGCGACTGGGTGCTCGTCCATGTCGGATTCGCGATGAGCCGGATCGACGAGGAAGAAGCCGCGCAAACGCTCAAGATTCTCACAGAACTGGGTGAAGCACAGGCTGAAATCGAAGCCATGAAGCGTTCGGCAGCTGAGCCGGGAGGGTAG
- the hypB gene encoding hydrogenase nickel incorporation protein HypB, which translates to MCGHCGCGAKAGATVINLQTGHEASLGGGETGEHLHDHFHVHADGVAHAHSHDHDPAHVHSHAGHGHDHHHHDHHDHGHHGRRHSHDHAHEHGHTNHDEAAGLVLDLEARILAKNDVLAARNRAWFAGREILALNLASSPGAGKTTLLERTIGDLHHEVNLFVIEGDQVTANDGERIRRAGAPAVQVNTGTGCHLEADMIARALSELRPPPESIVMIENVGNLVCPAMFDLGEHARVVILSVTEGEDKPIKYPHMFRSADLMILNKLDLLPHVDFDVDRAVAYARDVNPAIEVLQVSARNGAGFEEWYGWIRRQSKLLKDTVFPS; encoded by the coding sequence ATGTGCGGACATTGCGGTTGCGGCGCCAAGGCGGGTGCCACGGTGATCAATCTCCAGACCGGACATGAAGCGAGCCTGGGCGGTGGGGAGACCGGTGAGCACCTGCATGATCATTTCCATGTCCACGCGGATGGCGTTGCTCACGCCCATTCGCATGACCATGATCCCGCCCACGTCCACTCTCACGCTGGACACGGCCATGATCACCATCATCATGACCATCATGATCACGGACATCATGGACGCCGACATTCGCATGACCATGCCCACGAACACGGGCATACCAATCATGACGAAGCTGCGGGCCTGGTGCTCGATCTGGAAGCCCGGATCCTCGCCAAGAACGACGTTTTGGCAGCAAGGAACCGGGCCTGGTTCGCCGGTCGCGAAATCCTGGCCCTGAACCTCGCAAGCTCGCCCGGCGCCGGCAAGACCACGCTGCTGGAGCGAACCATTGGCGACCTTCATCACGAGGTCAATCTCTTCGTCATCGAAGGAGACCAGGTGACGGCCAATGATGGGGAGCGAATTCGACGCGCAGGCGCCCCAGCAGTCCAGGTCAATACGGGCACGGGTTGCCATCTCGAGGCCGACATGATTGCGCGCGCTCTTTCAGAGCTGCGTCCACCGCCGGAATCGATCGTGATGATCGAGAATGTCGGAAATCTAGTTTGTCCTGCGATGTTCGACCTTGGCGAACATGCAAGGGTCGTCATCCTCTCAGTGACCGAGGGAGAGGACAAGCCGATCAAATATCCTCACATGTTCCGGTCGGCTGACCTCATGATCTTGAACAAGCTCGACTTGCTTCCGCATGTGGATTTCGATGTCGATCGCGCGGTGGCATACGCCAGAGACGTCAACCCGGCCATCGAGGTTCTGCAGGTCTCGGCCAGAAACGGCGCAGGATTTGAGGAGTGGTACGGTTGGATACGACGGCAAAGCAAGTTGCTGAAGGACACCGTATTTCCCTCTTGA
- a CDS encoding hydrogenase maturation nickel metallochaperone HypA, producing MHELGITRNIVAIVSDAAKGRKVRRITVDVGDLSGVMGEAIAFCFETVARGTPLDGTALDIRRVAGRALCATCRSEFEQASLFAPCPCGSRQFTRLQGEELKIRSMEIEGEAA from the coding sequence ATGCACGAGCTCGGCATCACCCGTAACATCGTGGCGATCGTCAGCGATGCCGCCAAGGGCCGCAAGGTCCGCCGCATCACCGTCGATGTTGGAGATCTCTCCGGCGTGATGGGAGAGGCGATCGCATTCTGCTTCGAGACCGTCGCCCGCGGGACGCCTCTTGACGGCACAGCGCTCGACATCAGGCGCGTGGCCGGGCGAGCGCTGTGCGCGACGTGTCGTTCGGAATTCGAGCAGGCGAGCCTGTTTGCGCCGTGCCCTTGTGGCTCGCGGCAGTTTACGCGCCTTCAGGGCGAGGAATTGAAGATCAGAAGCATGGAGATCGAAGGGGAGGCTGCCTGA
- a CDS encoding SIS domain-containing protein — protein sequence MSGNSDLKELYPFLHGGQQEPARLDAALLLSVEEKARDSRDTNARFFAENAAVLIAAAKTVADVYRNGGRLFSMGNGGSSCDASHVAVEFVHPITAGRPALAATNLVADLAMISAVGNDLGFDHVFVRQIVAQGRKGDALIGISTSGNSSNLMAAFAKAKEMGLVTIGLAGGDGGKMKTAGVVDHCLVVPTTSIHRTQECHVTAYHILWDLVHTLLADDRGSARTKGAVA from the coding sequence ATGTCAGGCAACAGCGACCTGAAGGAACTTTATCCGTTTCTGCATGGCGGACAGCAGGAGCCGGCGCGGCTGGATGCCGCCCTCCTGCTCTCGGTCGAAGAGAAGGCACGCGATTCGCGCGACACCAATGCGCGCTTCTTTGCCGAGAACGCCGCGGTGCTGATCGCCGCGGCGAAAACGGTCGCGGATGTCTATCGCAACGGCGGACGGCTATTCTCGATGGGCAATGGCGGCTCGAGCTGCGACGCCTCGCATGTCGCCGTGGAGTTCGTCCACCCGATCACGGCGGGCAGGCCCGCACTGGCCGCAACCAACCTCGTCGCCGATCTGGCGATGATCTCGGCGGTCGGAAACGACCTCGGTTTCGATCACGTCTTCGTCCGCCAGATCGTGGCCCAGGGGCGGAAAGGCGATGCGCTCATTGGCATCTCCACCAGCGGCAATTCGTCGAACCTGATGGCCGCCTTTGCCAAGGCGAAGGAGATGGGCCTCGTGACCATTGGGCTTGCGGGCGGCGACGGCGGAAAGATGAAAACCGCGGGTGTCGTCGACCATTGCCTGGTCGTCCCGACGACGTCGATCCATCGCACCCAGGAGTGCCATGTAACCGCCTACCACATCCTCTGGGATCTCGTTCACACGCTCTTGGCTGACGACCGGGGATCGGCGCGAACGAAGGGAGCCGTGGCATGA